One Leopardus geoffroyi isolate Oge1 chromosome B1, O.geoffroyi_Oge1_pat1.0, whole genome shotgun sequence DNA window includes the following coding sequences:
- the LOC123584310 gene encoding sperm-associated antigen 11-like: MKPSLSVFPSFLLVALLFPGLSGARNEDLQGTEGPREPREESPGQGTNGSHLLHHQEKRHILPRTPPYEEPEPDFKVVNCKKSEGYCQEYCNYMETQVGYCFKKKYACCLHQN, encoded by the exons ATGAAGCCATCCCTCTCTGTATTCCCCAGCTTCCTCCTTGTGGCTCTGCTGTTTCCAG GACTATCCGGAGCCAGAAATGAGGACCTTCAAGGCACTGAGGGGCCCAGAGAACCCAGGGAAGAGTCTCCTGGACAAGGAACAAACGGGTCTCATTTGCTACACCACCAAGAGAAACGCCACATCTTACCGCGCACTCCCCCTTATGAGG AACCGGAACCGGATTTCAAAGTGGTCAACTGCAAGAAAAGTGAAGGCTACTGTCAAGAATACTGTAATTATATGGAAACACAAGTGGGttactgctttaaaaagaaatacgcCTGCTGTTTACATCAGAACTGA
- the DEFB106B gene encoding beta-defensin 106 yields the protein MRTFLFLFAVLFLLAPARNAFFDEKCSKLQGRCVNSCQKNEELVALCQKSLKCCLTLQPCWKNTND from the exons ATGAGgacattcctctttctctttgctgttctcttccttctggcCCCAG CCAGGAACGCGTTTTTTGACGAGAAATGCTCCAAGCTTCAAGGGAGGTGCGTGAATTCTTGTCAGAAAAATGAAGAACTCGTTGCTCTCTGCCAGAAGTCTCTGAAATGCTGCCTGACCCTCCAGCCATGTTGGAAGAATACAAATGATTAA